The following coding sequences are from one Candidatus Binataceae bacterium window:
- a CDS encoding enoyl-CoA hydratase-related protein yields the protein MELRDITFDQAPIATLTVNRPAALNALNRAVLEDIARVLREVRHDPRVRVLIVTGAGDRAFVAGADIAAMAEMSATEGLEFSRLGHRVMQSFEDLPIPVIAAVNGFALGGGLELAMACDLIIASEKARFGQPEINLALIPGFGGTQRLPHRIGHARAREYVLTGEMFDAKTALALGLVNQVVAPEELMPATRKLAEKLASKSGAALRQAKAALRASFTMEEDAGLRFEQEAFGLVFASADRVEGTRAFVQKREPKWQHK from the coding sequence GTGGAACTGAGGGACATCACTTTCGACCAGGCGCCGATCGCGACGCTGACCGTCAACCGGCCCGCCGCCCTCAACGCGCTCAACCGCGCCGTGCTCGAGGATATCGCGCGCGTGCTGCGCGAGGTCCGGCACGACCCCCGCGTGCGCGTGCTGATCGTCACCGGCGCGGGCGACCGCGCTTTCGTCGCCGGCGCCGATATCGCCGCGATGGCTGAGATGTCGGCGACCGAGGGGCTGGAGTTTTCCCGCCTCGGGCATCGCGTGATGCAGTCTTTCGAGGACCTGCCGATTCCCGTGATCGCCGCGGTCAACGGGTTTGCGCTCGGCGGCGGTCTGGAGCTTGCGATGGCGTGCGACCTGATAATCGCGAGTGAGAAGGCGCGCTTTGGTCAACCCGAGATCAATCTCGCTCTGATTCCCGGCTTCGGCGGCACCCAACGCCTGCCCCATCGGATCGGACACGCCCGCGCGCGCGAGTACGTCCTGACCGGCGAGATGTTTGACGCCAAAACGGCGCTCGCGCTCGGCCTCGTCAACCAGGTCGTCGCGCCCGAGGAGCTGATGCCTGCGACGCGTAAGCTCGCCGAGAAGCTCGCCTCCAAGTCGGGGGCGGCGCTGCGCCAGGCCAAGGCTGCGCTGCGCGCGTCGTTCACGATGGAAGAGGACGCCGGGCTGCGCTTCGAGCAGGAGGCCTTCGGACTGGTCTTCGCCAGCGCGGATCGGGTCGAGGGCACACGCGCGTTCGTGCAGAAGCGCGAGCCCAAGTGGCAGCATAAGTAG
- a CDS encoding DsbA family protein, which yields MAPRTVTVYIDYKSPYAYLAKDPAYELEREFDLRLEWLPYILNIPEFLGTVEGRNPHQWRRVRYSYMDARRLANRRGLVVRGPQKIFDSSLAAIGMLYAQRHDVFRAYNDITFERFWKRELDIEDRGALRAVLSEARAPVSAFYDFLDGEGRRELERICRQAEETGVFGVPTFVVDGELFWGGDRLWMVREKLGAPAPR from the coding sequence ATGGCGCCGCGCACGGTCACGGTTTACATCGATTACAAGAGCCCCTACGCTTATCTCGCCAAAGACCCGGCCTACGAGTTGGAGCGCGAGTTCGATCTCCGCCTCGAATGGTTGCCTTACATCCTCAACATCCCCGAGTTCCTCGGCACCGTCGAGGGCCGCAACCCCCATCAATGGCGCCGCGTCCGCTACAGCTATATGGACGCGCGCCGGCTGGCGAATCGGCGCGGGCTTGTTGTGCGCGGCCCGCAGAAGATTTTCGACTCTTCGCTCGCCGCGATCGGGATGCTCTACGCGCAGCGCCACGACGTCTTTCGCGCCTATAACGACATCACGTTCGAGCGTTTCTGGAAGCGCGAGCTGGATATCGAGGACCGCGGCGCGCTCCGCGCCGTGCTCTCAGAAGCCCGCGCGCCGGTGAGCGCTTTCTACGACTTCCTTGACGGCGAGGGACGCCGCGAGCTCGAGCGCATTTGCCGCCAGGCCGAAGAGACGGGCGTCTTCGGCGTGCCGACCTTCGTGGTTGACGGCGAGCTGTTCTGGGGCGGCGACCGGCTGTGGATGGTCCGCGAGAAGCTCGGCGCGCCGGCCCCCCGCTAG
- the glpX gene encoding class II fructose-bisphosphatase, producing MERNLALEVVRATEAAALAAARFIGRGDERAADHAAAEAMRKALNSIAFDGKIIIGEGEQGEADILYAGEIVGTGVGPEVDLALDALEGPHICASGGPNAMSCIALAERGKILRCPDTYMDKIACGPAGRGVIDLDRSPTDNLKALAEAKKVYVEDLRVAVLDRPRHEKLIGELRRAGAGIKLLTAGDLAAAVATIRPESEIDLLIGTGGAHQGVLAAAAIRSAGGEMQARFAPRNQEEAEACLSCGILDLKRRYLLEELAADNVMFAATGVTTGDYLAGVRFFSGGAHTNSVMMRSKTRTVRYIEAFHHFDFKPEY from the coding sequence ATGGAGCGAAATCTCGCGCTCGAAGTCGTTCGCGCCACCGAGGCGGCGGCCCTCGCCGCGGCGCGCTTTATCGGCCGCGGCGACGAACGGGCCGCCGACCACGCCGCCGCTGAAGCGATGCGCAAGGCGCTCAACTCGATCGCCTTCGACGGCAAGATCATTATCGGCGAGGGCGAGCAGGGCGAGGCGGACATTCTGTACGCCGGCGAGATCGTCGGGACCGGCGTGGGTCCGGAGGTTGACCTGGCGCTCGACGCGCTCGAGGGCCCGCACATCTGCGCCTCGGGCGGCCCCAACGCGATGTCGTGTATCGCGCTCGCCGAGCGCGGTAAAATCCTGCGCTGCCCTGATACTTATATGGACAAGATCGCCTGCGGGCCGGCCGGCCGCGGCGTGATCGATCTGGACCGCTCGCCCACCGATAATCTCAAGGCGCTGGCCGAAGCCAAGAAGGTGTACGTCGAGGACCTGCGAGTCGCGGTGCTCGACCGCCCCCGCCATGAAAAGCTGATCGGCGAGCTGCGCCGCGCGGGCGCCGGGATCAAGCTGCTCACCGCCGGCGACCTGGCGGCGGCGGTCGCCACGATTCGTCCGGAGAGCGAGATCGACCTGCTGATCGGCACCGGCGGAGCACATCAGGGCGTGCTCGCGGCGGCGGCGATCCGCTCGGCTGGCGGCGAAATGCAGGCGCGCTTCGCGCCGCGCAACCAGGAAGAGGCGGAGGCCTGTTTAAGCTGCGGTATCCTCGACCTCAAGCGCCGCTACCTGCTCGAGGAACTGGCGGCGGACAATGTAATGTTCGCTGCCACCGGCGTCACCACCGGCGACTACCTCGCCGGCGTGCGCTTCTTCTCGGGCGGCGCGCACACCAACAGCGTGATGATGCGCTCGAAGACCCGCACCGTGCGCTACATCGAGGCCTTCCATCACTTCGACTTCAAGCCCGAATACTGA